The genomic stretch TATGGTTAGCTTATTAATGTAGTGGTGACCTGATGAAGCAAGAAATAAACCATAACACAAGTAACAACGTTTAAAGTTAAAAGCTCTGTGAAGGAGACTCTCGTTTAAAATATGTGTATGGAAGTGCTTGTAACATAGATtggtaaaaaattgatttaatgTCACAAAAAAATTTCACGTGGCTCTaactaaataaaagaattaaTTTGGTTCGAAATTGACAGCTGTTAAAATTCACGAATTTCATGATTATGCTAAAATTTCATACAAATTGGTAGCCATCACACATAGGTTGAGATTTCTCATCAGGCGCTCCTTTATGAGTAAAAACAGCATTATACATATGTGTTTGATTAGTACACAAGGAAAGTGAATATTACTGAAAAAAagcacttttaacaatgatgcTTTGTTCAaggtaaacaaattaaattaaatttacgaACTTCCGCCAATGCATTAACATCCAAATCTCCACCACGATGTCTATGCAAAGTTGTTCGTATGGGATTTGAAATGCGATTAATAATTTGCGTAGGAGACCCCACTTTGGTTTTAAGATTTGAAATTTGGGAGGCCACTGATGTTTTCGTGTTTCTTTCCGTTGACTTACTTTCTAAAGTAAAAGAAAAGCACACAAGGGTATATGAAAAGAGAGAGTGAGTCTAATCAAACACGCATGAcggattcattttttttttgtgaaacttTGAAAAAACATAAACCTGAAAAATCTGTTTTTGCTTCCACGTTTGTTGGGCCGTCTGTGTAAAATTGACTTTTATTGACAGATGCGGCCAAGCTCCCAGAACGTTTTGAACTATGTTGAACTGGATGCGAGCCTGAACCAAGTGCATTAGCATACTAAAATATgtcacacaaattattttaaaaacataacagAAAAAGTTTAGTCAGGAATGATTAGAAGAATAGTATATCCTTAACTCcctcagtttcaaaaactcaaacgctagtcaagaaaaatgatttcatgTAACACTTCAACATATACCATTTGTTCTTTTGTTTCACCAAGTCGGTTACGTACAGGGTGGACAGGCCTAGGTGGTTTTGAGCGATGATTTGGACTTGATTTATGCACAGTGTGTGGATGGGATGTAGACTGCGGCTAAATAGAGCAGCAAATTTCAGTTAGATAGTTCTATGGTTATTAATATTTAATCAACATGGTGAAGAAAGGATAAAATCACACCTTTATTTACGCATGAGAAGTTCAAAtacacgttttaaaaaaaatgagaacGAAAAAAGCTTGAAACAACTACATAAATTTAACATTATTGGCCAGCCCCAGTTTCTCTATATAGAACACTTGAGTGCCACTTAGACGTAGGAAGAATATTGATCTTCCCACAAACGATAAATTTTTAGTTGCAACGCACTAACCTTACTATTCTTCAAAAAAATTGCCCGTTTGAGAATGTATTTAGTATCTGTATTTGCAGGATATTTCATCAAATACGTTAAACAGTGGTTAAAATCGTTTTGTAACACTAAAAACAAcgtataaaaatacaaaaataaacttgCTTTTCAACAAGTTTAAGaacaagtaattttaaaaaatactatcCATTTGTAGAGGTGTTTTGGTATGACAAAAAGTTTCCAGATAAACCAAACTTCACAAGAAtatcaagaaaaaaactttagaaaACCAACCCaattatattaatttaaaattgttaCTTACAGACACCTCTCAAATTGATTAACATGGCTAGATATACAAAATCAACAAGATCCAACGACATGCCATCAGCAAACAATGCATCCCATAAAATTAAAAGTCTATTTAAGGAGAATTCCCGACCAAACAACAATCGAATCCATCGTCTGAATAGAATAGAAACAAAATCATATATCATACACATGGAAAATCATGCGAAGGCATACAAATGAAAATTCAGAActacagaaacaacaacaacgaaaacgacgacaacaacgtcaacaacaacaacgacaaaaataacaacaaaaaaacaaaaacaaaaacaacaacaacaacaatgtcaacaacaacaaaaacaacaacaacaacaacaataacgacaacaataacaataacaaaaacaacaacaacaacaacaacaacaaaaacaaaaataataaaaacgacaacgacaacgacgAAATCAACAACGAAaacaccaccaccaacaacaacaacaacaaaaacatgacaacaataacaacaacaaaaacaacaacaatgctaGATGAACTTACATTCCATATAATTGTGGCGTGATATCAATTTTTTGCAAATGATCACTAAGAGCCGCGTCATATCGTTTTAGCATGTAGTTCTGGATACGGTTCAGTTTTTTTGATATAGCTGTAAtctaaaaaaagatgaaaaattgAACATATATTTGACTCATATATGTTAAAAGAAAGAAGCATGCATTACCATTTGGTTGTCATTTGGCTTTTGAAACATCCTTCTATCAGTTGGTACCTAGTAAACAAAATGAAAAGCTCACGACTACAATTTCTCACTAAAAACGAATAACAAACACGAGGGATTACACTTTTAATATCATACTAGATAAAAATGATAATTCAGGAATAGGAAAGACAGTTGCTCAAAATATGGTTACATTGCTGCTAATTGTTAagtttttttaagatataacaTACACTTTGCTGTTGTGATGCTTGTTGATTCTGAGATAGGTTTGTAAACCATGGTTCGATAACATCCATTATGTTTTGAAATAAAGagctgaaaaacatttttatattatatataagcaTAGGTATATAACAAGCAGCCTTTTAGTTCATGTCGGCGCTCAGCAATTGCCAAAGCAAATGTTAACATGTTAACTAATCAGGCAAGCAAATAGCATTTCGTATGAgaaaatttttgctgacttgaaataaattgaaatagaAGGGTTGTACAAgtattttaatgaaagaagGTAATTTctaaagtttcttaaaaaactGCTTTAAACTCGAATTCTTTCTAAAAGAAACAATTATTAGCATTACAAATAACCATTACCATTACTATTTTTGATAAGATGTACAAACACATTGAATTGTAAGAAGTTTCATTCGCTTTTCTTTGAACAACAAACATGCAAGTGATTACCATTTTTACCTAGCAACAGATTTACCATCCCACTCAATTTAGCACTTAAACACTGCCTTCTCCAAGAACGATTTTAAAATTACAACTGAAAAaactgaaataatattttaacttaCTACGCATCATGCTCAATAAATGAAATATCAAGAATGCTGGTTATGGTTTCACTAAAATGAAATTTCTAAGTTTAGGTTGACATGAAAATTACACCAATGTCATTCTTGATCAAATAAGTACTTATTCTACTTTACATTTCGCAATGAAAACTTGTTGTAAAAGAGcaggtgtttttattttattgtctttTATATGGCTTATATACACAGAGGAAAATCctcttattaaaattatttgaatttttaaggtCTTTAAGCCTCCAATATGTTTAaagaaaaatctgaaaaaagttGTTAATAAAAATCAACCTCCTATACTAATACGCCTATTTTGTCAGTTCAAAATGGCTGTACCCTGCTTTTTTTCTACACTTAGAGTTAATCAGTGCTAGAGATGCACGAAATAACCCTGTGGAGTTACACAGGTCATCAGTGTGTGGTTAAAATGGTTGTGTGCACCGTTATTTCGAAACCGTGGATTTTCAAATGGGTTAACGGCCATTTATTAAATAGGAAATTGAACTTGGCTATATTATATACCTCAACTTCTCTGTGCAATCTTTAACTGCAAGGCTGTTTGTCATCATAACATATACAAGATTAGCCAATAATTCATGCATACCCTgagaacataaaaataatttgcagaTAAGCCATTGAGAAAATTCAATTATCTAGGGTGTCTATTAACAATTTCTtagatttcaaatttttttcaggTTTACTAtaattttatgcaaaattttAAGGTTACAAAGCACACAGACACACATACAAAATACAGAAGTAAACAATAAGGCAAAATACCCCAAAATTGAGGTGCTAAACATGTAAACCTATtggaaattatttatttaaaaaaaggggaAACATAATTACCACAAGGCATCTAGGcggaaatgttttttgaaatatttcataATTTAAGGTGTGTCTCAAGAAAGTAATGGGTATTTATGGTTTTTAGGGACGCCTAGTCTAATTTCAACGTTTTCATAGTCTGGCATCCTAACCTTTAAATAGATAAGTCCTGTTGACAAACGTCAGAAATATGGTGTGGTATAAAAATGTGGTATAAAggatgaaaaaaaagatttgctgACATCACCAATTTTCTGTATGACATTgacacatttccaaaaattagtaattgtgatttgtttgttttgttactAGGATGGATACAAACTTTTGAGACAGTGCTAATTTTTGGTGGCCAAAGTGCTCAAAATGTGCAATaacaataattcaaaaatcatAAACTTTTAGAACCACATTTGCTAACACCATTTCCATGGCAACTCGAAAGATGggagtataaaaaaaaatatttataatggaAAAGTTAAGTTAATTGGTGGGTTGAGAGTGGTTATCAATAGACTTGACCAGACCTGAACTTATTAGAAAAATGATGTCATTAATTTGTTGAGACAGGAAACCTGAAACTTAAGTCCCTATTTGTCCAGTCCTCCCATCAATTGTTCTTCTACAAGTGCTCAAGTCAACTATTTATCCATGTTGCtacataaaatttaatttacacCACTAAGACaacttatccactttgttgcaatgaACACGAAATTTCTTGTTTTCGCAACTGCAGTTAAATAGCAAAGAACTAATAtactaaaaattagttttaaaattattttaaaaggttttatatataaaatttatataagaataaaaacaaatataagatAGTTGGCAAGAGATCTTATTTTGCGTAAAAAAAGACTTCAGGAGATAggtaaaaataagtaaaacttatttttagaGGAGCATGGTGTATGCTAGTTCCTAAAAATCACCGCACCTGTTTATAGGAGACTTGAGGATGCTCTCTAGCATAACAAAACAGCACGTGAAGAATAATCGATCTAAAGAGAACATGGTTATTTACAACATACCATTTACTTAAGGAAAAAATGATTTGTGGTAGAAAATCATTGTTTCTTTCTCAAGCGTTTTTTTCTTGCTTAAGGTAAGTCCCTGCTAGAAACTGTTTTTAATCAATATTGTCTCAAAATTTTGTCTGGGATAGTTTATTTCTGCTAAAACTTAAAACTACCTGCGAAAATTAATCCCTAAAATTTAGCAGTGAAATGAATATGAACAGGATACCACAAGAGAGATAAACTTAACATTATAACATTTTGTAAAATCAACTGAAGGAGAAATTTCCGGAGAATTCGTCAACGTAGAGgtttaataattttaacattctttaGGTTCCATGCTTATAGCTATTTCTTCCTTCTTTTAGACAGTATATCCAATACATTATCCTTCTGACCCGTAATATATGAGGACTGCGGTAAGTGAATGACAGATAATTGGTTGGCAGTACTGTATTTAAAGTGTGCTAGAGTATTATGAAAACTAACGCATTAAATTTAGTCCTTTATCAACTAAATTTTATTCTCTTTATAAGGCCAGACATAAGAAAATACCTTACCTTATTGCAGCAGTTTCTACTATTAAACGTGTTTATTCAAAGCATAAGTTGCAGGTTAttttaacacaaaaacaaaatttcacaatGTTTTAGGTGTCATTTCAACAACCTATACTTGAATCCAATAGATTAGTTTTTAATTAACAGAATGATACTTActttacattttcttgtttaaaaaacTCAATTTCAGGACATCTAAATGGAAGGTCAAATCGTAATTATTAATGGTCAAATTTTTATCTTACGATAtgtgttaaaaaagaaaaagtggacttttaaaactgaaagaGACTTACAATCGATCAATATCTTGCATAATGGTTGAACGCAACTCATTATCTTGAAAATATTTATGCCATATGCTCTAAAATTAAACAACACAATTAAATAAATAACCAATTATAATTCCCTTACACTCCATAAAATCAAATTCCCTTACACTCCATAAAATTAAATTCCCTTACACTCCATAAAATCAAATTCCCTTACACTCCATAAAATCAAATTCCCTTACACTCCATAAATCAAATTCCCTTACACTCTATAAAATCAAATTCCCTTACACTCTATAAAATCAAATTCCCTTACACTCTATAAAATCAAATTTCCTTACACTCTATAAAATCAAATTTCCTTACACTCTATAAAATCAAATTCCCTTACACTCTATAAAATCAAATTTCCTTACACTCTATAAAATCAAATTTCCTTACACTCTATAAAATCAAATTCCCTTACACTCTATAAAATCAAATTTCCTTACACTCTATAAAATCAAATTCCCTTACACTCCATAAAATCAAATTCCCTTACACTCTATAAAATCAAATTCCCTTACACTCTATAAAATCAAATTCCCTTACACTCCATAAAATCAAATTCCCTTACACTCTATAAAATCAAATTCCCTTACACTCTATAAAATCAAATTCCCTTACACTCCATAAAATCAAATTCCCTTACACTCTATAAAATCAAATTCCCTTACACTCTATAAAATCAAATTCCCTTACACTCCATAAAATCAAATTCCCTTACACTCTATAAAATCAAATTCCCTTACACTCTATAAAATCAAATTCCCTTACACTCCATAAAATCAAATTCCCTTACACTCTATAAAATCAAATTCCCTTACACTCTATAAAATCAAATTCCCTTACACTCTATAAAATCAAATTCCCTTACACTCTATAAAATCAAATTCCCTTACACTCTATAAAATCAAATTTCCTTACACTCCATAAAATCAAATTCCCTTACACTCCATAAAATCAAATTCCCTTACACTCCATAAAATCAAATTCCCTTACACTCTATAAAATCAAATTCCCTTACACTCCATAAAATCAAATTCCCTTACACTCCATAAAATCAAATTCCCTTACACTCTATAAAATCAAATTCCCTTACACTCCATAAAATCAAATTCCCTTACACTCCATAAAATCAAATTCCCTTACACTCCATAAAATCAAATTCCCTTACACTCTATAAAATCAAATTCCCTTACACTCCATAAAATCAAATTCCCTTACACTCTATAAAATCAATGTCAGCAACATTCAAATTGATTGTAATTATTCAACCACATAAATTTGTATTCCTAAGGGGCTGTTCAATAATTACGTAACACCCAAATTCCCtattttttacaacattttttacagGAAAAGATATAACAATGCCATTTATTTAGCACACAAGATGACATTTTTGGTACTTTTGCGTAAGTCCAGGGACAAGAAAGAAAATCAAGATGTAGATTATAcactaaaataactaaaaacatCCGTAATACATAAAAATGCTCTGTTACATAACAGAAGAGCTTTCAGCCACATAAAGTGCATTAAAAAAAACCAGCACAGTGCAAACTTTTTGTTTAACTCTTCTTGGcctgttatatttttttctatatcacaaaaaaatattatcacaTTGAGGAATTTAAGGAAAATGAAAAGATAAAATGTATAGTCAGCGTGGTTAAATGAGACCTCCGCAGTTATTTAGTCTCGCTTTGTTGATATTTGACCCTGCTGAATGTCTTTACAACAGCTAACATAAATGAATAATTCTGGATGTCCCActaaaaaatgtcaaatgtctgttcattgcttttttatttttataacatgatatatacttttatttatAAGAACCAGGTAATATGGGTAATATGGCTTCTGTGTGGGGTCTCAAGTccagttatataaaaaatacaatagtTTTACAAGATTTCTGTCATGTAAAATTGTCactgttgttcttattttgttttggtttttggTTTTCAGCTGTCCCTTTTGTTTATGAAATTGTCGAAGTGTATGTATATTGCTTTCAAAGTGGCCATTTTTAACTCTTCTGACAGGAAatgtaaacataaacaaataacgtGTAAGCAATAATAAATAGAGTGAAATATATAAACCTAAAAATTGATTCTCAAAGGCTGATGTTAGATTTGTGTTGCAAATTCTAAGAGAATCAAAAGTGCAATCTTGTGATTTGCATGGGGAATTCATGGTGAAATGTTATCACGCTAGtggtacaataaaaaaataaagccaCTTACATCTTCTGCAAGAGATAATGGATGATGTTTTGAAAGATCAATGTCTTGCTTTTGTTCATATGGATCAATAACATACTAGAAACAACACAATAAAAAGACTTggtgaaatttgttaaaaaagatgcaGTCACAATTAAGCTGCTATATAAAAGCCCTACATTTACAAATAAATAAGCCATAGGACACAGCATTTAAGTTGCACATTATATTACTGAAAGCCTTGAAAGTTGTAAAACAGTCTCATGTTGACCTTAGCAAGAATTATTATTTAAGATTGCTAATCTAATTAAATAAAAGATTCATGTTCCAAGTTCACTGTAAAGAAAGACAAACTTAAAACGCACACATCAAAAATATAACTGTGAGGATGAACTTTTCCCCTTTGTCAACAAATATTTTGTCCAAGATAGTACATGCTACATAAGATTACATGCTACATAAGATTCCAACCTTTTTTCGAATATCTGCATAATTTTGTCGGTTGACTTTGGCTTGAGCTAACCAAAACTTTTCTTCTTCAGGCAGACACTCCCAAAATAACTTAAGAAAATGAAAGACaaaaaaagtattaattttTATAGGCATTAATTTTAGCACTTTTCACAGGTTGCTAgcaaacaatcatgtcaataatAATAGCCAGGGTTTTTTCTGTTGGCCTGCTAACCACATACAAAATCTTTAAGCTACGAAAAACAGATGCAATATATTTTGTATCGACTTTGATGTGACAGGCGAATTCTAATACTAATCTTAATGCTAACTTTCCGTCTGCAAAAAAGATGGTAGCTGCGGGTAGCAACCGGCAAATTCGCTtagatttttttacttacaaCTAGTATGCTAACATTAATACCCTCAAAATAtcaatattttcaacaaaattatttaCCAGCAAAAATTTGTATTATTAAGGTATACAACAttataaatatacttaaaaccAAATAAGTTATCAACttgatataattaaaaataggGAAAACTAACCCTCCAGCAAATGCTTCTAAACCTTTTTGTACCCATATTCCCATCTAATGCTTTGAATTTGAGCTAAAAAGATTGTCAAATAAATTACATATATTATGCACTAGAGAAGAAATTCTGCAGTCTGGTGGTTATTAAATTTATCAAACGGAAGAAAAGGAAAACTAATGAGACTTGACTTTTCTTACCTGttccaacatatttttacatttaaatagCTGATCCCACTCTTCCCTAGAGATTTAAACATTTTACGTCCATCACATCAAAAGACATAACATcataattttttcaataaaaatgaatttacttactGAACACTGTTATGTGCATTTTTATCAACATAATACTTAGTTTGATGCAGACTTCCTTCTAAGTATCCACCAGCTCCATTTTCAGGATCTGTAATTAAGGGATCAACCATAGGTTGTTCTAAACAAATTATGTACATTGGTCACAACATAAACATCACATTCAACAGCACAGTATGTGTACACTTATAGTTATCACCAGAAGCTTTGTAGCATCAAAGCTTTCTTAAATCTGTTAGTAAGCACATAATGTTTTAAGCACATAAACTTTAATTAGCTAAGGTAATCTATGTGTGGCTTACTACATTGCATTTATGGGAATTAATGATGGCATATGGCAGTTCCGTCGTAATTGCCTTCCTACTTTGCCCAAAAGACGGCAAAAATAATTGCCATTGTCACTTTCAtatagtattttctttttaatgagTTACATACATGACAACCAATTATTAACAAAGTTCTTGATAATAATATTGTAATAATATGCAAAAATAAAGAGTTTCTgcaattttagttttcaattttcttttagCGATTGTAATTTTCTGATACTTTTATTATCTTTCCATGTATTTTAAGCATGGGACTGTGTTTGGATTCATTTCTTTAGTCTTATTTCATCTTTATAGTCTCTCAAAATTGCTGTTATACTTCGTTTCAGTGACAGCCCTATTTTATCACAGCGgtgacaaaaattttattaaaaatgctgTTACCATAATTTTTAGATTCCCATGACTGAAGTGGAggtaaactgtttttaatttatctgtagTTTGTATTTCACTTATAGCAAAGCCATAagaaacaaatcaaaaaaataaattagtattttttaagtttctttACTTCCTCTATtctatattattttgatattttttttttacatttttatttttaatttgggaCCTTGTGGTGCCTAATAGCAGTATTTGATATCCATTAAATCATAACTGTAGTGAAAACTTGGAGATTTGATGAGTAAAATGATTCTAAATTACAGTAAAATATCAGGAATATAGTTAAATTGTTTATCCTAGCACAACACTCTCATTTATAtatctttattttgtttgtgacaACAAAGATTAAATGAAATGATCTACATGGCACAAGTTTTTGGGTTTTACTATTTTTGAATAGAAAGTATTGGAAAGAGTtggaaaaagtaaaagaaaagaaTGTTTATGAGCAAGTGTGTTATGCAATTGGattcaaattttttgttgctgCAGAAAAATATATCTTGGTAAACATATCTTGCAAAGCTGGtttcaaaacttttgttttaggATCTAATGATATTGTATAATTAAATGTTGTGCAAGAGTAATATGACTAGGCTGTATACCTTAATTACACATATACATACCTCAACTTTATTGCCTAAGCATTTACTGTTTCATTATATAATACTATTTACTGGAAAAATCTATTTAAACAGAAGAACAATTGGAAGAtatgtcatttgaatttttgtCATGTCAGCAATAACACATCGATGTAAGAGCATACGTTTGTTATATATCAAACATAACATTACTAAATGTTCTTTTGATAGCTTGTAGAGATATAAATCATGTCCTGGTCCAACATCATTAACCTGTGATGAATTTACTGATTACTTGAAAACAAGAGGTTTGAAAATAGTTCACTATGATATGAGAGGGTTATTTTACAACTTTAACGGATTATATAAACTGATCACTTAACTAAACTTGACATCATAATGTTATCTCAAACTCATTTCGGTGTGCAATGGAGTGGCCATGTATATTCCCCatactttaaattaaaaactgtGAAATGATCTGGAAAGAGAGCAATGGGtgttgatttttaaatgaaaacttGCGCAGTGTAATTGTAGCTGCTTTCTATAACGCACCCATGGGATCAAAATATCTTTTAACATcgttcaataaaattttaaatggagAAACAAGGAAACAATCATCCTTGGAGACCTTAACGTAAATTATCTTGACATTAACATAGGTAAAGAATTTAAGTCATTATTAACTTAATTAGTTAAGGGCCAACATGTATCAGTGATTCTACGTCTAATTTAATTGACATTATAGCATTATAGCAACATTatagaagtgttacttgcagtaTAGGTTCTGCTtcgaaaaagttcagagagttacttcctttgttgactagcagagtcttgtcaattgaggtaaaaggtaggttgtatgaggcctgtgtaagaagtgttatgttgtacagtagtgagacatgggcagtgaagcaggaagaacttgaccgtttagaaaggaatgatatgagaatggttaggtgtatgtgtaacgccagtccgaaagtatccgtagaattaaagatgttatccagataagacaattgaattggctggggcacttggaaagaatggagggagataattgggtaagaaagtgtagagacttgatagttcctggggcaaagcccggaGGCAgatcgagaaagacttggcaggaggttataaggacagacttgatacagaggaagttgagtttagatctaacacagtcttgatcagattggaagagggtcattaatataccgcgtccaacccatgctagcatggtaAACAGACGTGAAGCCGAGAATGGTGATAGCGACAAATTTACCGTTAGCTATAGTTTCTACAATATGTAGTCACCAAGTCAATAAGTCATTACGAAATGGTTGTATACAAGAAAAATCAATAATTAAATTGGAGTATTATTAAGAACTTGTTTACAACAAAGAGTAAAACAAATTTCACCACAACTTGTAATAAGGCAGAAAATATTGCCAaagcaaaaaagttttgtgATTACTTTTTAACATTAGTGAAGTCTTTGAAACCTGGTATATCAATATTTTACTATTATATGCAGAGGACTTCAAATTTTATTGCATATCGAACAGGTAAAATCTTTAAGATGAGATACGCTACAAAACTATTCATC from Hydractinia symbiolongicarpus strain clone_291-10 chromosome 12, HSymV2.1, whole genome shotgun sequence encodes the following:
- the LOC130621615 gene encoding TBC1 domain family member 5-like isoform X1, yielding MSSRHNQRTNLIKTLSKDDIHEVLDRYGAEQPMVDPLITDPENGAGGYLEGSLHQTKYYVDKNAHNSVQEEWDQLFKCKNMLEQLKFKALDGNMGTKRFRSICWRLFWECLPEEEKFWLAQAKVNRQNYADIRKKYVIDPYEQKQDIDLSKHHPLSLAEDSIWHKYFQDNELRSTIMQDIDRLCPEIEFFKQENVKSIILHVLFCYAREHPQVSYKQGMHELLANLVYVMMTNSLAVKDCTEKLSETITSILDISFIEHDAYSLFQNIMDVIEPWFTNLSQNQQASQQQSVPTDRRMFQKPNDNQMITAISKKLNRIQNYMLKRYDAALSDHLQKIDITPQLYGIRWIRLLFGREFSLNRLLILWDALFADGMSLDLVDFVYLAMLINLRGVLLQNDFNHCLTYLMKYPANTDTKYILKRAIFLKNSKPQSTSHPHTVHKSSPNHRSKPPRPVHPVRNRLGETKEQMYANALGSGSHPVQHSSKRSGSLAASVNKSQFYTDGPTNVEAKTDFSESKSTERNTKTSVASQISNLKTKVGSPTQIINRISNPIRTTLHRHRGGDLDVNALAEDHSRLQKQVSELKSELDMMQSLCAYCGGKMDLYLNLLQDRLLKEEKFSDEVGILSLTGLKQVRDIFKDGKDFRSTVQEYDVDFNDIDRHIATASGLSLSQQQVEKETSSTPVADLADFNYFETDSTTQEKNHNEISKKRKGECMKKNSLPVESEEIPSDYDPSTTVNNSNPEPLFVPLESSDVTDSDVKLIANDSLKGELSTVTGHSESTDNLCFSEHLADPLSAFVVDT
- the LOC130621615 gene encoding TBC1 domain family member 5-like isoform X2, with amino-acid sequence MTLPNCTLTKQTNKQPMVDPLITDPENGAGGYLEGSLHQTKYYVDKNAHNSVQEEWDQLFKCKNMLEQLKFKALDGNMGTKRFRSICWRLFWECLPEEEKFWLAQAKVNRQNYADIRKKYVIDPYEQKQDIDLSKHHPLSLAEDSIWHKYFQDNELRSTIMQDIDRLCPEIEFFKQENVKSIILHVLFCYAREHPQVSYKQGMHELLANLVYVMMTNSLAVKDCTEKLSETITSILDISFIEHDAYSLFQNIMDVIEPWFTNLSQNQQASQQQSVPTDRRMFQKPNDNQMITAISKKLNRIQNYMLKRYDAALSDHLQKIDITPQLYGIRWIRLLFGREFSLNRLLILWDALFADGMSLDLVDFVYLAMLINLRGVLLQNDFNHCLTYLMKYPANTDTKYILKRAIFLKNSKPQSTSHPHTVHKSSPNHRSKPPRPVHPVRNRLGETKEQMYANALGSGSHPVQHSSKRSGSLAASVNKSQFYTDGPTNVEAKTDFSESKSTERNTKTSVASQISNLKTKVGSPTQIINRISNPIRTTLHRHRGGDLDVNALAEDHSRLQKQVSELKSELDMMQSLCAYCGGKMDLYLNLLQDRLLKEEKFSDEVGILSLTGLKQVRDIFKDGKDFRSTVQEYDVDFNDIDRHIATASGLSLSQQQVEKETSSTPVADLADFNYFETDSTTQEKNHNEISKKRKGECMKKNSLPVESEEIPSDYDPSTTVNNSNPEPLFVPLESSDVTDSDVKLIANDSLKGELSTVTGHSESTDNLCFSEHLADPLSAFVVDT